One region of Pan paniscus chromosome 5, NHGRI_mPanPan1-v2.0_pri, whole genome shotgun sequence genomic DNA includes:
- the BAG6 gene encoding large proline-rich protein BAG6 isoform X9 translates to MEPNDSTSTAVEEPDSLEVLVKTLDSQTRTFIVGAQMNVKEFKEHIAASVSIPSEKQRLIYQGRVLQDDKKLQEYNVGGKVIHLVERAPPQTHLPSGASSGTGSASATHGGGPPPGTRGPGASVHDRNANSYVMVGTFNLPSDGSAVDVHINMEQAPIQSEPRVRLVMAQHMIRDIQTLLSRMECRGGPQPQHSQPPPQPPAVTPEPVALSSQTSEPVESEAPPREPMEAEEVEERAPAQNPELTPGPAPAGPTPAPETNAPNHPSPAEYVEVLQELQRLESRLQPFLQRYYEVLGAAATTDYNNNHEGREEDQRLINLVGESLRLLGNTFVALSDLRCNLACTPPRHLHVVRPMSHYTTPMVLQQAAIPIQINVGTTVTMTGNGTRPPPTPNAEAPPPGPGQASSVAPSSTNVESSAEGAPPPGPAPPPATSHPRVIRISHQSVEPVVMMHMNIQDSGTQPGGVPSAPTGPLGPPGHGQTLGSTLIQLPSLPPEFMHAVAHQITHQAMVAAVASAAAGQQVPGFPTAPTRVVIARPTPPQARPSHPGGPPVSGTLGAGLGTNASLAQMVSGLVGQLLMQPVLVAQGTPGMAPPAAPATASASAGTTNTATTAGPAPGGPAQPPPAPQPSTADLQFSQLLGNLLGPAGPGAGGPGVASPTITVAMPGVPAFLQGMTDFLQATQTAPPPPPPPPPPPPAPEQQTMPPPGSPSGGAGSPGGLGLESLSPEFFTSVVQGVLSSLLGSLGARAGSSESIAAFIQRLSGSSNIFEPGTDGALGFFGALLSLLCQNFSMVDVVMLLHGHFQPLQRLQPQLRSFFHQHYLGGQEPTPSNIRMATHTLITGLEEYVRESFSLVQVQPGVDIIRTNLEFLQEQFNSIAAHVLHCTDSGFGARLLELCNQGLFECLALNLHCLGGQQMELAAVINGRIRRMSRGVNPSLVSWLTTMMGLRLQVVLEHMPVGPDAILRYVRRVGDPPQPLPEEPMEVQGAERASPEPQRENASPAPGTTAEEAMSRGPPPAPEGGSRDEQDGASAETEPWAAAVPPEWVPIIQQDIQSQRKVKPQPPLSDAYLSGMPAKRRKLRSDIQKRLQEDPNYSPQRFPNAQRAFADDP, encoded by the exons ATGAATGTAAAAGAGTTTAAGGAGCACATTGCTGCCTCTGTCAGCATCCCATCTGAAAAACAACGGCTCATTTACCAGGGACGAGTTCTGCAAGATGATAAGAAGCTTCAGGAATACA ATGTTGGGGGAAAGGTTATCCACCTGGTGGAACGGGCTCCTCCTCAGACTCACCTCCCTTCTGGGGCATCTTCTGGGACGGGGTCTGCCTCAGCCACTCATGGTGGGGGACCCCCCCCTGGTACTCGGGGGCCTGGGGCCTCTGTTCATGACCGGAATGCCAACAGCTATGTCATGGTTGGAACCTTCAATCTTCCT AGTGACGGCTCTGCTGTGGATGTTCACATCAACATGGAACAGGCCCCGATTCAG AGTGAGCCCCGGGTACGGCTGGTGATGGCTCAGCACATGATCAGGGATATACAGACCTTACTATCCCGGATGGAG TGTCGAGGAGGGCCCCAACCGCAGCACAGTCAGCCGCCCCCGCAGCCACCGGCTGTGACCCCGGAGCCAGTAGCCTTGAGCTCTCAAACATCAGAACCAGTTGAAAGTGAAGCACCTCCCCGGGAGCCCATGGAGGCAGAAGAAGTGGAGGAGCGTGCCCCAGCCCAGAACCCGGAGCTCACTCCTGGCCCAGCCCCAGCAGGCCCAACACCTGCCCCGGAAACAAATGCACCCAA CCATCCTTCCCCTGCGGAGTATGTCGAGGTGCTCCAGGAGCTACAGCGGCTGGAGAGTCGCCTCCAGCCCTTCTTGCAGCGCTACTACGAGGTTCTGGGTGCTGCTGCCACCACGGACTACAATAACAAT CACGAGGGCCGGGAGGAGGATCAGCGGTTGATCAACTTGGTAGGGGAGAGCCTGCGACTGCTGGGCAACACCTTTGTTGCACTGTCTGACCTGCGCTGCAATCTGGCCTGCACGCCCCCACGACACCTGCATGTGGTCCGGCCTATGTCTCACTACACCACCCCCATGGTGCTCCAGCAGGCAGCCATTCCCATACAG ATCAatgtgggaaccactgtgaccaTGACAGGAAATGGGACTCGGCCCCCCCCGACTCCCAATGCAGAGGCACCTCCCCCTGGTCCTGGGCAGGCCTCATCCGTGGCTCCGTCTTCTACCAATGTCGAGTCCTCAGCTGAGGGGGCTCCCCCGCCAGGTCCAGCTCCCCCGCCAGCCACCAGCCACCCGAGGGTCATCCGGATTTCCCACCAGAGTGTGGAACCCGTGGTCATGATGCACATGAACATTCAAG ATTCTGGCACACAGCCTGGTGGTGTTCCGAGTGCTCCCACTGGCCCCCTGGGACCCCCTGGTCATGGCCAAACCCTGG GCTCCACCCTCATCCAGctgccctccctgccccctgAGTTCATGCACGCCGTCGCCCACCAGATCACTCATCAGGCCATGGTGGCAGCTGTTGCCTCCGCGGCCGCAG GACAGCAGGTGCCAGGCTTCCCAACAGCTCCAACCCGGGTGGTGATTGCCCGGCCCACTCCTCCACAGGCTCGGCCTTCCCATCCTGGAGGGCCCCCAGTCTCTGGGACACTG GGCGCCGGTCTGGGTACCAATGCCTCGTTGGCCCAGATGGTGAGCGGCCTTGTGGGGCAGCTTCTTATGCAGCCAGTCCTTGTGG CTCAGGGGACCCCAGGTATGGCTCCACCGGCAGCCCCTGCCACTGCTTCTGCCAGTGCTGGCACCACCAACACAGCTACCACAGCTGGCCCCGCTCCTGGGGGGCCTGCCCAGCCTCCACCCGCCCCTCAACCCTCCACGGCTGATCTTCAGTTCTCTCAGCTTCTGGGGAACCTGCTAGGGCCTGCagggccaggggctggagggcctGGTGTGGCTTCTCCCACCATCACTGTGGCGATGCCTGGTGTCCCTGCCTTTCTCCAGGGCATGACTGACTTCTTGCAG GCAACACAGACAGcccctccaccacccccacctcctccacccccaccacctgCCCCAGAGCAGCAGACCATGCCCCCACCAGGCTCCCCTTCTGGTGGCGCAGGGAGTCCTGGAGGCCTGGGTCTTGAGAGCCTGTCACCGGAGTTTTTTACCTCAGTGGTGCAGGGTGTGCTCAGCTCCCTGCTGGGCTCCCTGGGGGCTCGGGCTGGCAGCAGTGAAAGTATTGCTGCCTTCATACAACGCCTCAGTGGATCCAGCAACATCTTTGAGCCTGGAACTGATGGGGCCCTTG GATTCTTTGGGGCCTTGCTTTCTCTTCTGTGCCAGAACTTCTCTATGGTGGACGTAGTGATGCTTCTCCATGGGCATTTCCAGCCACTACAACGGCTCCAGCCCCAGCTGCGATCCTTCTTCCACCAGCACTACCTGGGTGGTCAGGAGCCCACACCCAGTAACATCCGG ATGGCAACCCACACATTGATCACGGGGCTAGAAGAGTATGTGCGGGAGAGTTTT TCCTTGGTGCAGGTTCAGCCAGGTGTGGACATCATCCGGACAAACCTGGAATTTCTCCAAGAGCAGTTTAATAGCATTGCTGCGCATGTGCTGCATTGCACAG ATAGTGGATTTGGGGCCCGGTTGCTGGAGTTGTGTAACCAAGGCCTGTTTGAATGCCTGGCCCTAAACCTGCACTGCTTGGGGGGACAGCAGATGGAGCTTGCTGCTGTTATCAATGGCCGAATT CGTCGTATGTCTCGTGGGGTGAATCCCTCCTTGGTGAGCTGGCTGACCACTATGATGGGACTGAGGCTTCAGGTGGTACTGGagcacatgcctgtaggcccTGATGCCATTCTCAGATACGTTCGCAGGGTTGGTGATCCCCCCCAG CCACTTCCTGAGGAGCCAATGGAAGTTCAGGGAGCAGAAAGAGCTTCCCCTGAGCCTCAG CGGGAGAAtgcttccccagcccctggaacAACAGCAGAAGAGGCCATGTCCCGAGGTCCACCTCCTGCTCCTGAGGGGGGCTCCCGGGATGAACAGGATGGAGCTTCAGCTGAGACAGAACCTTGGGCAGCTGCAGTCCCCCCA GAATGGGTCCCTATTATCCAGCAGGACATTCAGAGCCAGCGGAAGGTGAAACCGCAGCCCCCTCTGAGTGATGCCTACCTCAGTGGTATGCCTGCCAAGAGACGCAAG CTCCGGTCTGATATACAAAAACGACTGCAGGAAGACCCCAACTACAGTCCCCAGCGCTTCCCCAATGCCCAGCGGGCCTTTGCTGATGATCCTTAG
- the BAG6 gene encoding large proline-rich protein BAG6 isoform X11 yields the protein MEPNDSTSTAVEEPDSLEVLVKTLDSQTRTFIVGAQMNVKEFKEHIAASVSIPSEKQRLIYQGRVLQDDKKLQEYNVGGKVIHLVERAPPQTHLPSGASSGTGSASATHGGGPPPGTRGPGASVHDRNANSYVMVGTFNLPSDGSAVDVHINMEQAPIQSEPRVRLVMAQHMIRDIQTLLSRMECRGGPQPQHSQPPPQPPAVTPEPVALSSQTSEPVESEAPPREPMEAEEVEERAPAQNPELTPGPAPAGPTPAPETNAPNHPSPAEYVEVLQELQRLESRLQPFLQRYYEVLGAAATTDYNNNHEGREEDQRLINLVGESLRLLGNTFVALSDLRCNLACTPPRHLHVVRPMSHYTTPMVLQQAAIPIQINVGTTVTMTGNGTRPPPTPNAEAPPPGPGQASSVAPSSTNVESSAEGAPPPGPAPPPATSHPRVIRISHQSVEPVVMMHMNIQDSGTQPGGVPSAPTGPLGPPGHGQTLGQQVPGFPTAPTRVVIARPTPPQARPSHPGGPPVSGTLGAGLGTNASLAQMVSGLVGQLLMQPVLVAQGTPGMAPPAAPATASASAGTTNTATTAGPAPGGPAQPPPAPQPSTADLQFSQLLGNLLGPAGPGAGGPGVASPTITVAMPGVPAFLQGMTDFLQATQTAPPPPPPPPPPPPAPEQQTMPPPGSPSGGAGSPGGLGLESLSPEFFTSVVQGVLSSLLGSLGARAGSSESIAAFIQRLSGSSNIFEPGTDGALGFFGALLSLLCQNFSMVDVVMLLHGHFQPLQRLQPQLRSFFHQHYLGGQEPTPSNIRMATHTLITGLEEYVRESFSLVQVQPGVDIIRTNLEFLQEQFNSIAAHVLHCTDSGFGARLLELCNQGLFECLALNLHCLGGQQMELAAVINGRIRRMSRGVNPSLVSWLTTMMGLRLQVVLEHMPVGPDAILRYVRRVGDPPQPLPEEPMEVQGAERASPEPQRENASPAPGTTAEEAMSRGPPPAPEGGSRDEQDGASAETEPWAAAVPPEWVPIIQQDIQSQRKVKPQPPLSDAYLSGMPAKRRKLRSDIQKRLQEDPNYSPQRFPNAQRAFADDP from the exons ATGAATGTAAAAGAGTTTAAGGAGCACATTGCTGCCTCTGTCAGCATCCCATCTGAAAAACAACGGCTCATTTACCAGGGACGAGTTCTGCAAGATGATAAGAAGCTTCAGGAATACA ATGTTGGGGGAAAGGTTATCCACCTGGTGGAACGGGCTCCTCCTCAGACTCACCTCCCTTCTGGGGCATCTTCTGGGACGGGGTCTGCCTCAGCCACTCATGGTGGGGGACCCCCCCCTGGTACTCGGGGGCCTGGGGCCTCTGTTCATGACCGGAATGCCAACAGCTATGTCATGGTTGGAACCTTCAATCTTCCT AGTGACGGCTCTGCTGTGGATGTTCACATCAACATGGAACAGGCCCCGATTCAG AGTGAGCCCCGGGTACGGCTGGTGATGGCTCAGCACATGATCAGGGATATACAGACCTTACTATCCCGGATGGAG TGTCGAGGAGGGCCCCAACCGCAGCACAGTCAGCCGCCCCCGCAGCCACCGGCTGTGACCCCGGAGCCAGTAGCCTTGAGCTCTCAAACATCAGAACCAGTTGAAAGTGAAGCACCTCCCCGGGAGCCCATGGAGGCAGAAGAAGTGGAGGAGCGTGCCCCAGCCCAGAACCCGGAGCTCACTCCTGGCCCAGCCCCAGCAGGCCCAACACCTGCCCCGGAAACAAATGCACCCAA CCATCCTTCCCCTGCGGAGTATGTCGAGGTGCTCCAGGAGCTACAGCGGCTGGAGAGTCGCCTCCAGCCCTTCTTGCAGCGCTACTACGAGGTTCTGGGTGCTGCTGCCACCACGGACTACAATAACAAT CACGAGGGCCGGGAGGAGGATCAGCGGTTGATCAACTTGGTAGGGGAGAGCCTGCGACTGCTGGGCAACACCTTTGTTGCACTGTCTGACCTGCGCTGCAATCTGGCCTGCACGCCCCCACGACACCTGCATGTGGTCCGGCCTATGTCTCACTACACCACCCCCATGGTGCTCCAGCAGGCAGCCATTCCCATACAG ATCAatgtgggaaccactgtgaccaTGACAGGAAATGGGACTCGGCCCCCCCCGACTCCCAATGCAGAGGCACCTCCCCCTGGTCCTGGGCAGGCCTCATCCGTGGCTCCGTCTTCTACCAATGTCGAGTCCTCAGCTGAGGGGGCTCCCCCGCCAGGTCCAGCTCCCCCGCCAGCCACCAGCCACCCGAGGGTCATCCGGATTTCCCACCAGAGTGTGGAACCCGTGGTCATGATGCACATGAACATTCAAG ATTCTGGCACACAGCCTGGTGGTGTTCCGAGTGCTCCCACTGGCCCCCTGGGACCCCCTGGTCATGGCCAAACCCTGG GACAGCAGGTGCCAGGCTTCCCAACAGCTCCAACCCGGGTGGTGATTGCCCGGCCCACTCCTCCACAGGCTCGGCCTTCCCATCCTGGAGGGCCCCCAGTCTCTGGGACACTG GGCGCCGGTCTGGGTACCAATGCCTCGTTGGCCCAGATGGTGAGCGGCCTTGTGGGGCAGCTTCTTATGCAGCCAGTCCTTGTGG CTCAGGGGACCCCAGGTATGGCTCCACCGGCAGCCCCTGCCACTGCTTCTGCCAGTGCTGGCACCACCAACACAGCTACCACAGCTGGCCCCGCTCCTGGGGGGCCTGCCCAGCCTCCACCCGCCCCTCAACCCTCCACGGCTGATCTTCAGTTCTCTCAGCTTCTGGGGAACCTGCTAGGGCCTGCagggccaggggctggagggcctGGTGTGGCTTCTCCCACCATCACTGTGGCGATGCCTGGTGTCCCTGCCTTTCTCCAGGGCATGACTGACTTCTTGCAG GCAACACAGACAGcccctccaccacccccacctcctccacccccaccacctgCCCCAGAGCAGCAGACCATGCCCCCACCAGGCTCCCCTTCTGGTGGCGCAGGGAGTCCTGGAGGCCTGGGTCTTGAGAGCCTGTCACCGGAGTTTTTTACCTCAGTGGTGCAGGGTGTGCTCAGCTCCCTGCTGGGCTCCCTGGGGGCTCGGGCTGGCAGCAGTGAAAGTATTGCTGCCTTCATACAACGCCTCAGTGGATCCAGCAACATCTTTGAGCCTGGAACTGATGGGGCCCTTG GATTCTTTGGGGCCTTGCTTTCTCTTCTGTGCCAGAACTTCTCTATGGTGGACGTAGTGATGCTTCTCCATGGGCATTTCCAGCCACTACAACGGCTCCAGCCCCAGCTGCGATCCTTCTTCCACCAGCACTACCTGGGTGGTCAGGAGCCCACACCCAGTAACATCCGG ATGGCAACCCACACATTGATCACGGGGCTAGAAGAGTATGTGCGGGAGAGTTTT TCCTTGGTGCAGGTTCAGCCAGGTGTGGACATCATCCGGACAAACCTGGAATTTCTCCAAGAGCAGTTTAATAGCATTGCTGCGCATGTGCTGCATTGCACAG ATAGTGGATTTGGGGCCCGGTTGCTGGAGTTGTGTAACCAAGGCCTGTTTGAATGCCTGGCCCTAAACCTGCACTGCTTGGGGGGACAGCAGATGGAGCTTGCTGCTGTTATCAATGGCCGAATT CGTCGTATGTCTCGTGGGGTGAATCCCTCCTTGGTGAGCTGGCTGACCACTATGATGGGACTGAGGCTTCAGGTGGTACTGGagcacatgcctgtaggcccTGATGCCATTCTCAGATACGTTCGCAGGGTTGGTGATCCCCCCCAG CCACTTCCTGAGGAGCCAATGGAAGTTCAGGGAGCAGAAAGAGCTTCCCCTGAGCCTCAG CGGGAGAAtgcttccccagcccctggaacAACAGCAGAAGAGGCCATGTCCCGAGGTCCACCTCCTGCTCCTGAGGGGGGCTCCCGGGATGAACAGGATGGAGCTTCAGCTGAGACAGAACCTTGGGCAGCTGCAGTCCCCCCA GAATGGGTCCCTATTATCCAGCAGGACATTCAGAGCCAGCGGAAGGTGAAACCGCAGCCCCCTCTGAGTGATGCCTACCTCAGTGGTATGCCTGCCAAGAGACGCAAG CTCCGGTCTGATATACAAAAACGACTGCAGGAAGACCCCAACTACAGTCCCCAGCGCTTCCCCAATGCCCAGCGGGCCTTTGCTGATGATCCTTAG
- the BAG6 gene encoding large proline-rich protein BAG6 isoform X8 produces the protein MEPNDSTSTAVEEPDSLEVLVKTLDSQTRTFIVGAQMNVKEFKEHIAASVSIPSEKQRLIYQGRVLQDDKKLQEYNVGGKVIHLVERAPPQTHLPSGASSGTGSASATHGGGPPPGTRGPGASVHDRNANSYVMVGTFNLPSDGSAVDVHINMEQAPIQSEPRVRLVMAQHMIRDIQTLLSRMECRGGPQPQHSQPPPQPPAVTPEPVALSSQTSEPVESEAPPREPMEAEEVEERAPAQNPELTPGPAPAGPTPAPETNAPNHPSPAEYVEVLQELQRLESRLQPFLQRYYEVLGAAATTDYNNNHEGREEDQRLINLVGESLRLLGNTFVALSDLRCNLACTPPRHLHVVRPMSHYTTPMVLQQAAIPIQINVGTTVTMTGNGTRPPPTPNAEAPPPGPGQASSVAPSSTNVESSAEGAPPPGPAPPPATSHPRVIRISHQSVEPVVMMHMNIQDSGTQPGGVPSAPTGPLGPPGHGQTLGSTLIQLPSLPPEFMHAVAHQITHQAMVAAVASAAAGQQVPGFPTAPTRVVIARPTPPQARPSHPGGPPVSGTLQGAGLGTNASLAQMVSGLVGQLLMQPVLVAQGTPGMAPPAAPATASASAGTTNTATTAGPAPGGPAQPPPAPQPSTADLQFSQLLGNLLGPAGPGAGGPGVASPTITVAMPGVPAFLQGMTDFLQATQTAPPPPPPPPPPPPAPEQQTMPPPGSPSGGAGSPGGLGLESLSPEFFTSVVQGVLSSLLGSLGARAGSSESIAAFIQRLSGSSNIFEPGTDGALGFFGALLSLLCQNFSMVDVVMLLHGHFQPLQRLQPQLRSFFHQHYLGGQEPTPSNIRMATHTLITGLEEYVRESFSLVQVQPGVDIIRTNLEFLQEQFNSIAAHVLHCTDSGFGARLLELCNQGLFECLALNLHCLGGQQMELAAVINGRIRRMSRGVNPSLVSWLTTMMGLRLQVVLEHMPVGPDAILRYVRRVGDPPQPLPEEPMEVQGAERASPEPQRENASPAPGTTAEEAMSRGPPPAPEGGSRDEQDGASAETEPWAAAVPPEWVPIIQQDIQSQRKVKPQPPLSDAYLSGMPAKRRKLRSDIQKRLQEDPNYSPQRFPNAQRAFADDP, from the exons ATGAATGTAAAAGAGTTTAAGGAGCACATTGCTGCCTCTGTCAGCATCCCATCTGAAAAACAACGGCTCATTTACCAGGGACGAGTTCTGCAAGATGATAAGAAGCTTCAGGAATACA ATGTTGGGGGAAAGGTTATCCACCTGGTGGAACGGGCTCCTCCTCAGACTCACCTCCCTTCTGGGGCATCTTCTGGGACGGGGTCTGCCTCAGCCACTCATGGTGGGGGACCCCCCCCTGGTACTCGGGGGCCTGGGGCCTCTGTTCATGACCGGAATGCCAACAGCTATGTCATGGTTGGAACCTTCAATCTTCCT AGTGACGGCTCTGCTGTGGATGTTCACATCAACATGGAACAGGCCCCGATTCAG AGTGAGCCCCGGGTACGGCTGGTGATGGCTCAGCACATGATCAGGGATATACAGACCTTACTATCCCGGATGGAG TGTCGAGGAGGGCCCCAACCGCAGCACAGTCAGCCGCCCCCGCAGCCACCGGCTGTGACCCCGGAGCCAGTAGCCTTGAGCTCTCAAACATCAGAACCAGTTGAAAGTGAAGCACCTCCCCGGGAGCCCATGGAGGCAGAAGAAGTGGAGGAGCGTGCCCCAGCCCAGAACCCGGAGCTCACTCCTGGCCCAGCCCCAGCAGGCCCAACACCTGCCCCGGAAACAAATGCACCCAA CCATCCTTCCCCTGCGGAGTATGTCGAGGTGCTCCAGGAGCTACAGCGGCTGGAGAGTCGCCTCCAGCCCTTCTTGCAGCGCTACTACGAGGTTCTGGGTGCTGCTGCCACCACGGACTACAATAACAAT CACGAGGGCCGGGAGGAGGATCAGCGGTTGATCAACTTGGTAGGGGAGAGCCTGCGACTGCTGGGCAACACCTTTGTTGCACTGTCTGACCTGCGCTGCAATCTGGCCTGCACGCCCCCACGACACCTGCATGTGGTCCGGCCTATGTCTCACTACACCACCCCCATGGTGCTCCAGCAGGCAGCCATTCCCATACAG ATCAatgtgggaaccactgtgaccaTGACAGGAAATGGGACTCGGCCCCCCCCGACTCCCAATGCAGAGGCACCTCCCCCTGGTCCTGGGCAGGCCTCATCCGTGGCTCCGTCTTCTACCAATGTCGAGTCCTCAGCTGAGGGGGCTCCCCCGCCAGGTCCAGCTCCCCCGCCAGCCACCAGCCACCCGAGGGTCATCCGGATTTCCCACCAGAGTGTGGAACCCGTGGTCATGATGCACATGAACATTCAAG ATTCTGGCACACAGCCTGGTGGTGTTCCGAGTGCTCCCACTGGCCCCCTGGGACCCCCTGGTCATGGCCAAACCCTGG GCTCCACCCTCATCCAGctgccctccctgccccctgAGTTCATGCACGCCGTCGCCCACCAGATCACTCATCAGGCCATGGTGGCAGCTGTTGCCTCCGCGGCCGCAG GACAGCAGGTGCCAGGCTTCCCAACAGCTCCAACCCGGGTGGTGATTGCCCGGCCCACTCCTCCACAGGCTCGGCCTTCCCATCCTGGAGGGCCCCCAGTCTCTGGGACACTG CAGGGCGCCGGTCTGGGTACCAATGCCTCGTTGGCCCAGATGGTGAGCGGCCTTGTGGGGCAGCTTCTTATGCAGCCAGTCCTTGTGG CTCAGGGGACCCCAGGTATGGCTCCACCGGCAGCCCCTGCCACTGCTTCTGCCAGTGCTGGCACCACCAACACAGCTACCACAGCTGGCCCCGCTCCTGGGGGGCCTGCCCAGCCTCCACCCGCCCCTCAACCCTCCACGGCTGATCTTCAGTTCTCTCAGCTTCTGGGGAACCTGCTAGGGCCTGCagggccaggggctggagggcctGGTGTGGCTTCTCCCACCATCACTGTGGCGATGCCTGGTGTCCCTGCCTTTCTCCAGGGCATGACTGACTTCTTGCAG GCAACACAGACAGcccctccaccacccccacctcctccacccccaccacctgCCCCAGAGCAGCAGACCATGCCCCCACCAGGCTCCCCTTCTGGTGGCGCAGGGAGTCCTGGAGGCCTGGGTCTTGAGAGCCTGTCACCGGAGTTTTTTACCTCAGTGGTGCAGGGTGTGCTCAGCTCCCTGCTGGGCTCCCTGGGGGCTCGGGCTGGCAGCAGTGAAAGTATTGCTGCCTTCATACAACGCCTCAGTGGATCCAGCAACATCTTTGAGCCTGGAACTGATGGGGCCCTTG GATTCTTTGGGGCCTTGCTTTCTCTTCTGTGCCAGAACTTCTCTATGGTGGACGTAGTGATGCTTCTCCATGGGCATTTCCAGCCACTACAACGGCTCCAGCCCCAGCTGCGATCCTTCTTCCACCAGCACTACCTGGGTGGTCAGGAGCCCACACCCAGTAACATCCGG ATGGCAACCCACACATTGATCACGGGGCTAGAAGAGTATGTGCGGGAGAGTTTT TCCTTGGTGCAGGTTCAGCCAGGTGTGGACATCATCCGGACAAACCTGGAATTTCTCCAAGAGCAGTTTAATAGCATTGCTGCGCATGTGCTGCATTGCACAG ATAGTGGATTTGGGGCCCGGTTGCTGGAGTTGTGTAACCAAGGCCTGTTTGAATGCCTGGCCCTAAACCTGCACTGCTTGGGGGGACAGCAGATGGAGCTTGCTGCTGTTATCAATGGCCGAATT CGTCGTATGTCTCGTGGGGTGAATCCCTCCTTGGTGAGCTGGCTGACCACTATGATGGGACTGAGGCTTCAGGTGGTACTGGagcacatgcctgtaggcccTGATGCCATTCTCAGATACGTTCGCAGGGTTGGTGATCCCCCCCAG CCACTTCCTGAGGAGCCAATGGAAGTTCAGGGAGCAGAAAGAGCTTCCCCTGAGCCTCAG CGGGAGAAtgcttccccagcccctggaacAACAGCAGAAGAGGCCATGTCCCGAGGTCCACCTCCTGCTCCTGAGGGGGGCTCCCGGGATGAACAGGATGGAGCTTCAGCTGAGACAGAACCTTGGGCAGCTGCAGTCCCCCCA GAATGGGTCCCTATTATCCAGCAGGACATTCAGAGCCAGCGGAAGGTGAAACCGCAGCCCCCTCTGAGTGATGCCTACCTCAGTGGTATGCCTGCCAAGAGACGCAAG CTCCGGTCTGATATACAAAAACGACTGCAGGAAGACCCCAACTACAGTCCCCAGCGCTTCCCCAATGCCCAGCGGGCCTTTGCTGATGATCCTTAG